CGCCTCATGCGGGCGGTTCGGCCGAGAGCAGGAGCAAGGCGTGGATGATGGCGATCGCGATGGGGCTTCCCCCCTTGCGGCCGCGCGCCACGATGTACGGTACCGGAAGGTCTAATGCCGCTTCCTTGGACTCGGCCGCCGAGACGAATCCGACCGGCACGCCGACGACCAGCGCCGGGCGCGCGCCCTCCTCGCGCGCGAGCCGCACGACCTCGATGAGCGCCGTCGGGGCATTGCCGATCGCCACCAGGGCACCGTCCAGGACGCCCAGGCGGTGGGCCTTGCGCA
This sequence is a window from Pseudomonadota bacterium. Protein-coding genes within it:
- a CDS encoding precorrin-8X methylmutase, translating into DLMRFHPEAVLAGIAALRAGCPILVDVKMIAAGLNEERLAAYGCTIRSFISDEDVIATAKSANTTRAIESMRKAHRLGVLDGALVAIGNAPTALIEVVRLAREEGARPALVVGVPVGFVSAAESKEAALDLPVPYIVARGRKGGSPIAIAIIHALLLLSAEPPA